The following is a genomic window from Candidatus Omnitrophota bacterium.
GGTGGGACGGCTTCCTGACGCGCACGGTCGCGAAATCAAACTCAAGCCGCCTCTGGTCCTTGTAACTGCCGCGCGTGATCGTATATACATGCCCTTTTTCCAGTATGGCCGACAGGCACTGGAACCAGGCATCGTCCAGGTCAAACGCCTCAATATGTACCGGTTTTAAGAATTGTTCTTCCATATGCCATACCCTTTCTAAAATAAAATACGTCTGGAGCGGGTGAACGGAATCGAACCGTCATATATAGCTTGGAAGGCTATTGTTCTACCATTGAACTACACCCGCGTAGATTAACGCAAGTTATTATTTTACCATAGATTATTGAGAAAACAAACCAGAAAAATTGCTTCTGATCGCCTCTATTCTTTTCAGCACTGGCGGGTGGCTGTAGTCCAGGAATACCTTGAGCGGATGAGGGGTAAGATTAGAGAGATTGTCAACCGTTAACTTTTTCAATGCCGTTATCATATCCTGCGGCCTCTTATATGTCCTGGCCGCGAACTCATCTGCCTGATATTCGTAGCGCCTGGAGAGAAAATTACCCAAAACCGAAAACAGCAGATTAATGGGAGTGTAGAGAAACCCGAAAAAGAACAGGCCGGCGTAAACCGATATATCCCGCATCCTGAAGGCGGAAAATAACCCCTCGTTACCTATGAAGAAAGACATTATGAGAAACATAAGGCCCGTGGTCGCGACGGACAAGCCCATAATTTTGAATATGTGCCTGTTTTTATAATGGCCTATCTCATGCGCCAGGATAGATACCAGTTCATCTACGGTGTGCCTCTGGATAAGGTTGTCAAACAGGGCTATCCTGCGGTATTTGCCGAAACCGGTAAAGAAGGCGTTTGATTTGCTGGAACGCCTTGAGGCGTCCATCTTAAAAATGCCTTTTAACTGAAAATCCTGCGATCGGGCGTAGCCCTCTATCGCCCTCTTAAGCTCGCCGTCTTCAAGGGGTATGAATTTATTGAAAAGCGGCATAATCACAACCGGGCCGATGAATACCAGGAACAGCTGGAGCAGCGAAACACCTATCCAACAGTAAACCCAGGCGCCCTTACCCGCCGCCGCGAACAGCCACATAACGAAGGAAAAAACCGCGCCGCCTATGACCGCGCCTAAAAGTAAGCCCTTGATTATATCAAGTATGAACGTCTTGGCCGTAGTCCTGTTAAAGCCGAATTTGCCCTCAATAACAAAAGTGCTGTATGCGGCAAAGGGAATATTGAATATTTGAAAGCCCAGCATCAGGATACCGGCAAAGATCAGTCCGCTAAGGATGTAGCCGCTTGAGACGCTTCTTGCGAACTGATCAACATAGTTGAACCCGCCTATGAGTATAAAGGTTATAATAACGGCGGTAAAGAAGGTGCCTTTGATCAACCTGAATTTCGTGGTCTCCTTCAGGTATTCCTGCGACTTCCTGTATTTCTCCGCGTCATAGGACCCTTCAAATTCCTTAGGCAGAACCGGCGAGGCATGCCTGAGGTTCAGCGTCTCCACCCCCAGCCCCAGCAGGTATTCGCCGATAAGAATTACTAAAATTACAATTAGATAGATACTCATTAAGATTGACATTCCCCACACGTAAGTGTGGGGTAACATTCCGCCTCAAGGCAGCGGGGCCTGCCGCCGAGATAATCAGAGCAATGCACCCCTCGCCCACAATACAACTACCCACTTTCCTATTCAATTCAGAAACAGTTTCTTACCTCTACCTGAAACAGTTTCCTACTATGCCCCTACTACAGCAATGACGTGAGGAATTCTACGCTAAAGCCCGGATCGCCCAGACGATAAATCGTATGAGAAGCAAGGAGAGATAAACAAATCCTATCTTGACCAATAAATTCTGCGACCAGAAGCGGGCGTAGGCATCCGAGAGTTTTATCTGTATATTATTCACGAGTTCCGCTTTTTCTAAGGCAGCGCTGATATTCGCGCTCCTGGCAAACTCCTCTATCCGCCTGCGGATAAGCTTTGATGAAGGATGATGGACCTCCTGGAGGAATTTCAGGAATGCCTTGCGGTTAGACACGTTGGAATAACCTATCTCAGGATAAACTTCTATAATATGGGCTGCCCTATTGGCAAACCTTACCTTATATTTCGGATAAACTATAGGTATGTCTCCGGGAGAGATAGAAGCAAAGGCATACCATATCACGATCATACCTGTCAGGATGAGCGCTTCTCTCGCTATGATCCTTTTGGCCGCCTTATCCATACTCTTATTATATCACTTACTGAAAAACCTGACAGCATCTATCAACTTCTCATTATTGGATCCATTGATTATCTTCCTGTACAGCTCCTCGCTTTTTTTGCGGTAACCAAGCAGGTGGTAGCCCCTGGCCTTCAGCATCTCAAACTCATAGGGGTCTTTAATGTCCGGCCTGATCTGCTCAAAATATCTATTCTGGATTATGTTTATTATCGGCCTGAGCATTCCTAAGGGAACCCAGCTCAAGAAATCTAACCTGTTGCCCTTTACGTTCAATCGATATATGGGGACGTTAGAATAAATATCCCTGAATTCCGGATCCGACCAACAACTCTCGCCGGAGCCTATCGCATCCTTAAGCAGCGGGTCGTTCAAAATGATACCCGGGTCTTCCCTGATATCGCTCTGACTGGCTAACTTGCCGTCTTTGGTAACGAGGCCGAGGCCATAGAGAAGATCTACCAATACCCATCTTTTATCCGGCGCCAGGACCTCGGCTACGGTATGCGGCGATTCTCCGGACTTCTTCAGAAGATATACAAGGCGGGACGTTATCCCTATGCCGCGCGCCAGCCTCATAAACACCAGGG
Proteins encoded in this region:
- a CDS encoding M48 family metallopeptidase, translating into MSIYLIVILVILIGEYLLGLGVETLNLRHASPVLPKEFEGSYDAEKYRKSQEYLKETTKFRLIKGTFFTAVIITFILIGGFNYVDQFARSVSSGYILSGLIFAGILMLGFQIFNIPFAAYSTFVIEGKFGFNRTTAKTFILDIIKGLLLGAVIGGAVFSFVMWLFAAAGKGAWVYCWIGVSLLQLFLVFIGPVVIMPLFNKFIPLEDGELKRAIEGYARSQDFQLKGIFKMDASRRSSKSNAFFTGFGKYRRIALFDNLIQRHTVDELVSILAHEIGHYKNRHIFKIMGLSVATTGLMFLIMSFFIGNEGLFSAFRMRDISVYAGLFFFGFLYTPINLLFSVLGNFLSRRYEYQADEFAARTYKRPQDMITALKKLTVDNLSNLTPHPLKVFLDYSHPPVLKRIEAIRSNFSGLFSQ
- a CDS encoding transglutaminase family protein, with amino-acid sequence MKRKSAIILIIALIAALLSLAVYGLFSRRITEKRYNKVMCYYIARGVTQNAAGFDDKIIALRKFVHGNLYSVYKDRRILDSVEIGDLLYGTGFCDTRSLVFMRLARGIGITSRLVYLLKKSGESPHTVAEVLAPDKRWVLVDLLYGLGLVTKDGKLASQSDIREDPGIILNDPLLKDAIGSGESCWSDPEFRDIYSNVPIYRLNVKGNRLDFLSWVPLGMLRPIINIIQNRYFEQIRPDIKDPYEFEMLKARGYHLLGYRKKSEELYRKIINGSNNEKLIDAVRFFSK